One genomic window of Arvicanthis niloticus isolate mArvNil1 chromosome 24, mArvNil1.pat.X, whole genome shotgun sequence includes the following:
- the Vps29 gene encoding vacuolar protein sorting-associated protein 29, translating to MLVLVLGDLHIPHRCNSLPAKFKKLLVPGKIQHILCTGNLCTKESYDYLKTLAGDVHIVRGDFDESLNYPEQKVVTVGQFKIGLIHGHQVIPWGDMASLALLQRQFDVDILISGHTHKFEAFEHENKFYINPGSATGAYNALETNIIPSFVLMDIQASTVVTYVYQLIGDDVKVERIEYKKS from the exons ATG TTGGTGTTGGTATTAGGAGATCTGCACATTCCACACCGGTGCAACAGCCTGCCGGCCAAATTTAAAAAACTCCTGGTGCCAGGAAAAATCCAGCACATTCTCTGCACTGGAAACCTTTGCACCAAGGAGAGCTATGACTATCTCAAGACTCTGGCTGGTGATGTCCACATCGTGAGAGGAGACTTTGATGAG AGTCTGAATTACCCGGAACAGAAGGTTGTGACTGTGGGGCAGTTCAAGATCGGTCTGATCCACGGACACCAAGTTATTCCGTGGGGAGACATGGCTAGTTTAGCCCTGTTGCAGAGGCAGTTTGATGTGGACATTCTCatctcaggacacacacacaaatttgaaGCATTTGAGCATGAAAATAAATTCTACATTAACCCAGGTTCTGCCACTGGGGCCTATAATGCCTTGGAAAC GAATATTATTCCGTCATTTGTGCTGATGGACATCCAGGCTTCTACCGTGGTCACTTATGTCTATCAGCTAATTGGAGATGACGTGAAAGTAGAACGGATTGAGTATAAAAAGTCGTAA
- the Fam216a gene encoding protein FAM216A has product MPSRCPGVAGPPALARAEGGEGSAEHCFHQNSKGTVEQHKADRIKEGHRVYSHIAKLQELWKTTQIQTIHIPKSMADASFLKHPELTSGQKRYLCNIAKICNSSYLRTLMKRQYMLLLHHGSQKPGVLTHHRGHVSSRYSQKHHSPCTTWRHHLEREDSLSIAAETPEMIIHSLWRPLRHKEGLKIGYASKTRCKSLKIFRRPGRLFLLPVSNNDYQPCMNEETKEEDLLNKSMQSMSIQEQGPSHVNLTV; this is encoded by the exons ATGCCGAGCCGTTGTCCCGGGGTCGCGGGGCCGCCCGCCTTGGCCCGGGCGGAAGGCGGTGAAGG GTCAGCTGAACATTGTTTTCATCAGAACTCCAAAGGCACTGTCGAGCAGCATAAAGCAG ACAGAATCAAGGAGGGACACAGAGTGTACTCACACATCGCCAAACTGCAGGAGTTATGGAAAACTACCCAAATCCAAACAATTCATATCCCTAAATCAATGGCAGATGCATCTTTTCTAAAG CATCCAGAGCTCACCTCGGGCCAGAAGCGCTACCTGTGCAACATTGCTaagatctgtaactccagctatcTGAGGACCTTAATGAAGAGGCAGTACATGCTTCTACTTCATCACGGGTCACAAAAGCCAG GTGTCCTCACTCACCACAGAGGCCACGTCAGCTCTCGCTACTCACAGAAGCACCATTCCCCCTGTACTACGTGGAGACaccatctggagagagaagactctCTGAGCATTGCAGCTGAAACACCTGAAATGATCATACATTCCCTTTGGAGACCTCTGAGACACAAAGAAGG GTTAAAAATTGGATATGCATCTAAAACAAGATGCAAGTCCCTGAAGATTTTTAGAAGACCAGGCAGACTGTTCTTGCTACCAG TTTCTAATAATGATTATCAACCATGTATgaatgaagaaacaaaggaagaggaTCTACTGAACAAGTCCATGCAGTCCATGTCCATTCAGGAACAAGGCCCGTCTCACGTCAACCTGACAGTCTAG
- the Gpn3 gene encoding GPN-loop GTPase 3 isoform X2: MVQHCEALNRSVQVVNLDPAAEHFSYPVMADIRELIEVDDVMEDDSLRFGPNGGLVFCMEYFANNFDWLENCLGHVEDDYILFDCPGQIELYTHLPVMKQLVQQLEQWEFRVCGVFLVDSQFMVESFKFISGILAALSAMISLEIPQVNIMTKMDLLSKKAKKEIEKFLDPDMYSLLQDSTDDLRSQKFKKLTKAVCGLVDDYSMVRFLPYDQSDEESMTIVLQHIDFAIQYGEDLEFKEPKEHEEESSSMFDEYFQERQSE; the protein is encoded by the exons ATGGTTCAGCACTGTGAAGCCCTCAACCGATCTGTCCAGGTGGTCAACCTGGACCCGGCGGCAGAACACTTCAGCTACCCAGTGATGGCTG ACATCCGGGAACTGATCGAGGTGGATGATGTGATGGAAGATGATTCTCTGCGGTTCGGTCCCAACGGAGGATTGGTATTCTGCATGGAGTACTTTGCTAATAACTTTGACTGGCTGGAGAACTGTCTAGGCCACGTTGAGGACGATTACATCCTTTTTGACTGTCCAG GTCAGATTGAGCTCTACACCCACCTGCCTGTGATGAAGCAGCTGGTCCAGCAGCTTGAACAGTGGGAGTTCCGAGTGTGTGGCGTGTTTCTTGTTGACTCTCAGTTTATGGTGGAGTCATTCAAG tTTATTTCTGGCATCCTGGCAGCCTTGAGCGCCATGATTTCTCTAGAGATCCCACAGGTTAACATCATGACGAAGATGGACCTGCTGAGTAAGAAAGCCAAGAAGGAAATTGAGAA GTTTCTAGATCCAGACATGTACTCTCTGCTACAAGATTCAACAGATGACTTGAGAAGCCAAAAATTCAAGAAGCTGACAAAGGCCGTGTGTGGCTTG GTTGACGACTACAGCATGGTCCGGTTTCTGCCGTACGATCAGTCAGACGAGGAGAGCATGACCATCGTGCTCCAGCACATCGACTTCGCCATTCAGTATGGGGAGGACTTGGAGTTCAAGGAGCCGAAG GAGCATGAAGAAGAGTCTTCCTCCATGTTTGATGAGTATTTTCAAGAAAGGCAGAGTGAGTGA
- the Gpn3 gene encoding GPN-loop GTPase 3 isoform X1, translated as MPRYAQLVMGPAGSGKSTYCSTMVQHCEALNRSVQVVNLDPAAEHFSYPVMADIRELIEVDDVMEDDSLRFGPNGGLVFCMEYFANNFDWLENCLGHVEDDYILFDCPGQIELYTHLPVMKQLVQQLEQWEFRVCGVFLVDSQFMVESFKFISGILAALSAMISLEIPQVNIMTKMDLLSKKAKKEIEKFLDPDMYSLLQDSTDDLRSQKFKKLTKAVCGLVDDYSMVRFLPYDQSDEESMTIVLQHIDFAIQYGEDLEFKEPKEHEEESSSMFDEYFQERQSE; from the exons ATGCCTCGGTATGCGCAGCTCGTCATGGGCCCCGCGGGCAGCGGGAAG AGCACCTACTGTTCCACCATGGTTCAGCACTGTGAAGCCCTCAACCGATCTGTCCAGGTGGTCAACCTGGACCCGGCGGCAGAACACTTCAGCTACCCAGTGATGGCTG ACATCCGGGAACTGATCGAGGTGGATGATGTGATGGAAGATGATTCTCTGCGGTTCGGTCCCAACGGAGGATTGGTATTCTGCATGGAGTACTTTGCTAATAACTTTGACTGGCTGGAGAACTGTCTAGGCCACGTTGAGGACGATTACATCCTTTTTGACTGTCCAG GTCAGATTGAGCTCTACACCCACCTGCCTGTGATGAAGCAGCTGGTCCAGCAGCTTGAACAGTGGGAGTTCCGAGTGTGTGGCGTGTTTCTTGTTGACTCTCAGTTTATGGTGGAGTCATTCAAG tTTATTTCTGGCATCCTGGCAGCCTTGAGCGCCATGATTTCTCTAGAGATCCCACAGGTTAACATCATGACGAAGATGGACCTGCTGAGTAAGAAAGCCAAGAAGGAAATTGAGAA GTTTCTAGATCCAGACATGTACTCTCTGCTACAAGATTCAACAGATGACTTGAGAAGCCAAAAATTCAAGAAGCTGACAAAGGCCGTGTGTGGCTTG GTTGACGACTACAGCATGGTCCGGTTTCTGCCGTACGATCAGTCAGACGAGGAGAGCATGACCATCGTGCTCCAGCACATCGACTTCGCCATTCAGTATGGGGAGGACTTGGAGTTCAAGGAGCCGAAG GAGCATGAAGAAGAGTCTTCCTCCATGTTTGATGAGTATTTTCAAGAAAGGCAGAGTGAGTGA